One part of the Anaerolineales bacterium genome encodes these proteins:
- a CDS encoding ribonuclease Z yields MFEFTFLGTSASAPSVHRGLSAHIIKHEEYRFLVDCGEGTQRQILKSGLGFKRLNHILITHGHLDHILGLAGLFSTFTRWETLEDVEIMAGKWTLERIDALLYGVRVIPKGKQNPVNVSLRAVEPGIIFETEDFHIRAFAVSHRGPDCLGFVFQEPERRPFLPEKADALGVPHGPQRRDLVQGQAVTLVDGRVVQPDEVLGDEVKGAKLVHIGDTGRTDDIVEHCRAADALVIEATYMEEEREMAREFAHLTARQAAELARDAGVGKLLLTHISRRYRESDVLAEAQAVFPNVAVARDFDTYQIRRGEVVKMGKQRAE; encoded by the coding sequence TTGTTCGAATTCACCTTTTTAGGCACATCCGCCTCGGCGCCCTCGGTGCACCGCGGGCTTTCGGCGCACATCATCAAGCACGAAGAGTACCGCTTCCTGGTGGACTGTGGCGAGGGCACCCAGCGCCAGATCCTGAAATCAGGCCTGGGCTTCAAGCGGCTGAACCACATCCTGATCACGCACGGCCACCTGGACCATATTCTGGGCCTGGCGGGCTTGTTCTCCACCTTTACGCGTTGGGAAACACTGGAAGATGTCGAGATCATGGCGGGCAAGTGGACGCTGGAACGCATTGATGCGCTGTTGTACGGCGTACGCGTGATCCCCAAGGGCAAACAGAACCCGGTGAACGTGAGTCTGCGGGCTGTGGAGCCGGGGATCATCTTTGAAACGGAAGACTTCCACATCCGCGCCTTTGCGGTGAGCCACCGCGGGCCAGACTGTCTGGGCTTCGTGTTCCAGGAGCCGGAGCGGCGCCCGTTCCTGCCCGAGAAGGCGGATGCGTTGGGCGTGCCGCACGGCCCGCAACGCCGCGACCTAGTGCAAGGCCAGGCGGTGACGCTGGTGGACGGCCGGGTGGTGCAGCCCGATGAGGTGTTGGGCGATGAGGTGAAGGGCGCCAAGCTGGTGCACATTGGCGATACCGGGCGCACGGACGATATTGTGGAACACTGCCGCGCGGCGGACGCGCTGGTGATCGAAGCGACCTATATGGAAGAGGAACGCGAGATGGCGCGCGAGTTTGCGCACCTGACGGCGCGCCAGGCGGCTGAGCTGGCGCGGGACGCGGGCGTGGGCAAGCTACTGCTGACGCATATCTCGCGCCGCTACCGCGAGAGCGATGTGCTGGCGGAGGCGCAGGCGGTGTTCCCCAATGTGGCCGTGGCGCGGGACTTTGATACGTACCAGATACGCAGGGGCGAGGTGGTCAAGATGGGAAAGCAGCGAGCGGAGTAA